One Cardinium endosymbiont cEper1 of Encarsia pergandiella genomic region harbors:
- a CDS encoding SIMPL domain-containing protein encodes MHKNIIKATLMLSLGFVVSSIIFALGLYYTRSSVAASVSVKGLSEREVDANLGIWTIPFEAVDSDLEGVNRKIKKQTEILLAFLKQQGFIDKEIIHGTPEFRYLGKNEAQPVGNSIKMEIVVHTSNVFLLYETVQKSQELMKLGVCITYHRWDGPAKFIFTDLNTIKPSMIQEATINARKAAKQFTTDANVPLGKLRNASQGAFSIEDTHIPTKKRVRVVTQMQYAIQ; translated from the coding sequence ATGCATAAAAATATAATAAAAGCTACTTTAATGCTAAGCTTAGGATTCGTAGTAAGCAGTATTATTTTTGCCTTAGGGCTATACTATACCCGTTCAAGCGTGGCCGCATCTGTTAGCGTAAAAGGGCTTTCAGAAAGGGAAGTTGATGCCAATCTAGGTATATGGACCATTCCGTTTGAGGCAGTGGATAGTGACTTAGAGGGCGTCAATAGGAAAATCAAAAAGCAAACAGAAATATTACTTGCCTTTCTAAAACAACAAGGTTTTATAGATAAAGAAATTATACATGGTACCCCAGAATTTCGTTATCTTGGGAAAAATGAAGCACAACCTGTTGGTAACTCAATAAAGATGGAAATCGTTGTACATACATCTAATGTATTTTTACTATATGAAACTGTACAAAAGTCTCAAGAGTTAATGAAACTAGGCGTTTGCATAACCTATCATAGGTGGGATGGACCAGCTAAATTTATCTTCACAGATTTAAATACAATTAAGCCATCTATGATCCAAGAGGCTACTATAAATGCCAGAAAAGCTGCAAAGCAGTTTACTACTGATGCAAATGTTCCTTTAGGGAAGTTGCGTAACGCTTCTCAAGGTGCTTTTTCTATAGAAGATACCCATATTCCTACTAAAAAACGGGTCCGTGTAGTAACTCAGATGCAATATGCTATTCAATAA
- a CDS encoding CvpA family protein, with protein MVQYPRYIDANKRMNGLDILLIIPLIWGSYNGFKKGFVVELIASSLVVLGCIKGVPMFYTLLPIVKDKLPRLATCLPIGLAVLMLFIGGGVIYFLMKLIKSILVISLLGIFDNLLGALFGLCKVAFFISLLIYCWRLLELTALPSIYTENSLLFPLLEAIIPKLLQSHYLFSARSALKMKCH; from the coding sequence ATGGTGCAATACCCAAGATATATTGATGCTAATAAGCGTATGAATGGTTTGGATATTTTACTGATTATACCACTTATTTGGGGGAGCTATAATGGGTTTAAGAAAGGGTTTGTTGTAGAGCTAATTGCTTCCTCCCTAGTAGTATTGGGTTGCATAAAAGGTGTACCTATGTTTTATACATTGCTGCCCATTGTAAAAGACAAATTACCTCGTTTAGCTACTTGCCTTCCTATTGGCTTGGCCGTTCTTATGCTTTTCATAGGGGGAGGAGTCATTTATTTTCTAATGAAATTAATAAAAAGCATTTTAGTGATTAGTCTGCTGGGTATATTTGATAACCTATTAGGAGCACTATTTGGGTTGTGTAAGGTCGCATTCTTTATCAGCTTGTTGATCTACTGTTGGCGTCTTTTAGAGCTTACTGCTTTGCCCAGTATCTATACAGAGAATAGCCTATTGTTTCCATTATTAGAAGCTATCATTCCGAAGCTTTTACAGTCTCATTATCTGTTTAGTGCACGGTCTGCATTAAAAATGAAATGTCATTGA
- the typA gene encoding translational GTPase TypA, which translates to MQPLRNIAIIAHVDHGKTTLLDNLLKQSGAFRAHQEVADRVMDSNDLERERGITILAKCTSLVWKDTRINIVDTPGHADFGGEVERILSMVDGVVLLVDAAEGTMPQTKFVLSKALKLGLRPIVVVNKIDRPDARVEEVEDEILELFIALEATEAQFNFPTAYASGRAGWASRTLDGERKDLSPLFDLILDHVPAPTVDLNSDFSMLITAREYDPYLGRMLTGRIFTGSLKVQQAIKALNKENGVVENGKVTKIMAFRGMEHLPIETAYAGDIIAIAGMQRANVADTICAPTVMKALPAIPIDPPTLAINFSVNDSPLAGTEGNKVTFNALRDRLMRELESNVSIQVTESPNKDSFEVAGRGELQLGVLIETMRREGFELSISRPRVLIKLGANGEKLEPLEEIQIEVDDAFSGAVIESMNVRKAEMRDLRPIGGDKTRIIFVGPSRGLIGYYGTFLTETRGTGIMNRTFHSYGPYRGIITGRRNGVMIAMGMGDAVAYALFNLADRGKMFIGPGEKVYGGMIVGEHNRDNDLEVNLLKGKQLTNMRASSSDESIRLSPPVVMTLEEAITYIKDDERVEVTPQSIRLRKAILDPNQRKRAAKSHY; encoded by the coding sequence ATGCAACCATTACGTAATATTGCCATTATAGCACACGTAGACCACGGAAAAACTACCTTATTAGACAACCTATTAAAGCAAAGTGGCGCATTTAGAGCCCATCAAGAAGTAGCCGATCGGGTTATGGACTCTAACGATTTAGAGCGGGAACGTGGCATTACGATTTTGGCCAAGTGTACCTCTTTAGTTTGGAAAGATACCCGTATTAATATTGTAGATACACCTGGTCATGCCGACTTTGGTGGAGAAGTAGAACGCATATTAAGTATGGTGGATGGTGTGGTCTTATTGGTAGATGCTGCAGAAGGAACGATGCCCCAAACTAAGTTTGTTTTGAGCAAAGCTTTAAAACTAGGATTACGTCCTATTGTAGTCGTAAATAAAATTGATCGTCCGGATGCACGTGTAGAAGAAGTAGAAGATGAAATTTTAGAACTTTTTATAGCACTTGAAGCTACAGAAGCGCAATTTAACTTTCCTACCGCCTATGCTTCTGGCAGAGCAGGTTGGGCCAGTAGAACATTAGATGGTGAACGAAAAGATCTATCTCCTTTATTTGATCTAATCCTAGACCATGTACCGGCGCCAACTGTAGATTTAAATAGTGATTTTTCGATGCTTATAACGGCAAGGGAATATGACCCTTATTTAGGCCGTATGTTAACAGGACGTATCTTTACAGGTAGCTTAAAAGTACAACAGGCCATCAAAGCACTGAACAAAGAGAATGGCGTGGTAGAAAATGGCAAGGTTACAAAAATTATGGCTTTCCGGGGCATGGAACATCTACCCATTGAAACAGCGTATGCTGGTGACATTATTGCGATTGCAGGGATGCAACGAGCCAACGTAGCGGATACTATTTGTGCACCTACCGTGATGAAAGCTTTACCTGCGATTCCTATAGATCCACCTACACTGGCCATTAATTTTTCAGTAAATGATTCTCCTCTCGCTGGAACAGAAGGGAATAAGGTCACTTTTAATGCCCTACGTGATAGACTTATGCGTGAACTCGAATCAAATGTATCGATTCAAGTAACAGAAAGCCCTAATAAAGATTCTTTTGAAGTAGCAGGACGTGGTGAATTACAGTTAGGGGTTTTAATAGAAACCATGAGAAGAGAGGGATTTGAACTTTCTATTAGTAGACCTCGCGTATTAATTAAATTAGGAGCTAATGGTGAAAAATTAGAACCATTAGAAGAAATACAAATAGAAGTAGATGATGCATTTTCAGGCGCTGTAATTGAATCTATGAATGTACGAAAAGCAGAGATGAGAGACCTGCGTCCAATAGGTGGGGACAAAACACGTATTATTTTTGTTGGGCCATCACGTGGTTTAATTGGTTATTATGGCACTTTTCTTACTGAAACTAGAGGTACTGGTATTATGAATAGGACCTTTCATAGTTATGGTCCCTATCGTGGAATCATTACTGGACGACGCAATGGGGTAATGATTGCAATGGGTATGGGCGATGCAGTTGCCTATGCGCTTTTTAATTTAGCAGACCGAGGTAAAATGTTTATCGGTCCAGGTGAAAAAGTCTACGGTGGGATGATTGTAGGAGAACACAATAGGGATAATGATCTAGAAGTAAACTTATTAAAAGGAAAACAGCTTACCAATATGCGCGCATCAAGCTCAGACGAATCTATTCGATTAAGTCCACCGGTTGTGATGACATTAGAAGAAGCGATTACGTATATAAAAGATGATGAGCGTGTAGAGGTTACACCGCAATCTATCCGTTTACGAAAAGCTATATTGGATCCTAATCAACGAAAAAGAGCTGCTAAATCACATTATTAG
- the radC gene encoding RadC family protein, producing the protein MASEIYVTAPLKIQDWAPEDRPREKLLQKGAATLTDAELLAVLIGSGTRNTSVVVLAQHILKTNGNSLQELANGNSLQELAKRSVQELQRFRGIGTAKSIAIVCAMELTRRRTDEPFRKKELVNSSSKAYKLLQPDLTDKSIEEFWILLLNRANYLIKKIKLSSGGTSRTIVDAKFLFRLVLDHQAVSIILAHNHPSGNTTPSTADIVLTNSLDKAGKLLDIAVLDHIIFTDRNYFSFSDEGLL; encoded by the coding sequence ATGGCATCAGAGATATATGTAACAGCTCCGCTCAAGATTCAAGACTGGGCGCCTGAAGATCGACCAAGAGAAAAGCTACTCCAAAAAGGAGCAGCAACCTTAACCGATGCAGAGCTTTTAGCTGTTCTTATAGGCTCTGGTACACGTAACACAAGCGTTGTGGTGTTGGCACAACATATCTTAAAAACGAATGGCAATAGTCTTCAAGAACTGGCCAATGGCAATAGTCTTCAAGAACTGGCCAAACGTTCTGTACAAGAATTGCAGCGATTTAGGGGTATAGGCACAGCAAAATCGATTGCTATTGTTTGTGCTATGGAACTTACGCGTAGGCGAACCGACGAACCATTCCGAAAAAAAGAACTGGTCAACAGTTCTTCTAAAGCGTACAAATTGCTGCAGCCAGATTTAACGGATAAATCTATAGAAGAGTTTTGGATTTTGTTGCTGAATAGAGCAAATTATCTCATCAAGAAGATAAAACTCAGTAGTGGAGGCACGAGTAGGACTATTGTAGATGCTAAATTTTTATTTAGATTGGTGCTAGACCATCAAGCTGTTTCTATTATATTGGCGCACAATCATCCTTCTGGCAATACGACTCCGAGTACTGCTGATATTGTATTAACCAATTCGCTTGACAAAGCTGGGAAATTGCTTGATATAGCTGTTTTAGATCATATTATATTTACAGACAGAAACTATTTTAGTTTTTCTGATGAAGGACTGCTTTGA
- the rpsT gene encoding 30S ribosomal protein S20, which produces MANHKSAEKRIRSSHTKYLRNRYQLKTCRTFIKKVSKITDKTAAEQLLPKVFSMLDKLAAKNIVHKNKSANSKAKLTKYVNRLTATVA; this is translated from the coding sequence ATGGCAAATCATAAATCAGCTGAAAAACGCATACGGTCAAGTCATACTAAGTATCTTCGTAATCGTTATCAGCTAAAAACATGTAGAACCTTTATAAAAAAGGTGAGTAAAATTACAGATAAAACGGCTGCAGAACAGTTGTTACCTAAGGTTTTTTCTATGTTAGATAAGCTAGCAGCAAAAAACATTGTGCACAAAAATAAAAGTGCGAATAGTAAAGCCAAGCTTACTAAATATGTCAATAGGTTAACTGCAACTGTAGCCTAA
- a CDS encoding ankyrin repeat domain-containing protein — protein MAAYKGDVEIVKALLMAKGIRVNIENKGGFTPLYAAAQEGHVEVVKMLLKQPSIRISTGKMDWTPLHMAAYKGHVEVVKVFIAFFKGNHYSLSIVNKDMWTLLHAAAQEGHVAVVKVLLEQPSIEVNRKNKYGWTPLHIAAYRGHIEVVKTLLENKSIDINIQNDAICGHPGSYIPITTDDAKTVRLLLLENPLDQPDINVNLKNEYGWSPLHTAAHEGHVEVVKALLCAKDIRVNLGDYGGRTPLYLAAEKGHVAVVKALVEQSNINVNAKSIYGFTPLHIGSCKGHREVVKVLLGVKDILINTQNEGGYTPLKLAMIHKHPKCVTLLKIALKKL, from the coding sequence ATCGCAGCATATAAAGGCGATGTAGAGATAGTAAAAGCGTTATTGATGGCTAAAGGTATTCGTGTGAATATAGAAAATAAAGGTGGTTTTACGCCGCTTTACGCAGCCGCCCAAGAAGGTCATGTAGAAGTGGTAAAAATGTTGTTAAAACAACCAAGTATCCGGATCAGTACAGGAAAAATGGATTGGACGCCTTTGCATATGGCAGCATATAAAGGTCATGTAGAGGTAGTAAAAGTATTTATTGCCTTCTTTAAAGGTAACCACTATAGCCTTAGCATAGTAAATAAAGATATGTGGACTTTACTCCATGCGGCAGCCCAAGAAGGTCATGTAGCAGTAGTAAAAGTATTGCTAGAACAACCAAGTATTGAAGTTAATAGAAAAAATAAGTATGGTTGGACGCCCCTTCATATCGCAGCATATAGGGGGCATATAGAAGTAGTAAAAACCTTATTAGAAAACAAAAGCATTGATATTAATATTCAAAATGATGCTATTTGTGGTCATCCTGGAAGTTATATACCAATAACAACAGATGATGCAAAAACAGTGAGATTATTGTTATTAGAAAATCCATTAGACCAGCCAGATATTAATGTTAATCTAAAAAATGAATATGGTTGGAGTCCCCTTCATACCGCAGCCCATGAAGGTCACGTAGAAGTAGTAAAAGCACTACTATGTGCTAAGGATATTCGGGTTAATCTAGGAGATTATGGTGGTCGTACGCCACTATATTTGGCAGCCGAAAAAGGTCATGTAGCAGTAGTAAAAGCGTTAGTAGAACAATCCAATATTAATGTTAATGCAAAAAGTATATATGGTTTTACGCCCCTTCATATTGGATCATGTAAGGGGCATAGAGAAGTAGTAAAAGTGTTACTAGGGGTTAAAGATATTCTAATTAATACCCAAAATGAAGGTGGTTATACGCCACTTAAATTAGCTATGATTCATAAACACCCAAAATGCGTTACTTTATTAAAAATAGCTCTAAAAAAACTTTAA
- a CDS encoding ankyrin repeat domain-containing protein, whose translation MVYTKQITYIHSSTTSAILYKLLLFFLLPIYGYGEPYASVQESDTSLHIATRSPLHLAVQEGQVAVVKALLKQPDILVNAKDKYNGTPFISQHIKAM comes from the coding sequence ATGGTGTATACAAAACAAATTACATATATCCACTCTTCTACCACATCAGCAATATTGTATAAGCTTCTTTTGTTTTTTTTACTTCCGATCTATGGTTATGGCGAGCCATATGCATCGGTACAAGAAAGTGATACTAGTCTACATATAGCAACGCGCTCTCCTCTGCATCTAGCCGTCCAAGAAGGTCAAGTAGCAGTAGTAAAAGCGTTGTTAAAACAACCAGATATCTTGGTCAATGCAAAGGATAAATATAATGGTACCCCCTTCATATCGCAGCATATAAAGGCGATGTAG
- a CDS encoding zinc dependent phospholipase C family protein, with translation MKKQFLVSIQTIYWFWITFFLPLEAWPWGFFAHKQINRYAITTLPPAMFAFYKPHLTFLTENSIDPDKRRYVVKGEASKHFIDMEHYQASLLDRQKLLFQQAVEKYGAKAVETHGQLPWVILHVHKQLTEAFREKDIAKILKKSADLGHYIADAHVPLHTTQNYNGQMTDQEGIHALWETRLPILFFDTYNFFVGQAVYIKDLLSHIWHIVLASHALVEEVLHLEKELSAQYPMVAKYSFEQDGQLLKKEYSVAFATIYHQALQGQVEARLQQSIKEVGNFWLTAWINAGSPNLNDFNADLPIQDAVDESFQESSPLEGIRECGGE, from the coding sequence ATGAAAAAACAATTTTTGGTATCTATTCAAACCATTTATTGGTTTTGGATAACCTTTTTCCTTCCTTTAGAGGCTTGGCCTTGGGGTTTTTTTGCACACAAGCAGATTAATCGGTACGCTATTACTACGCTACCGCCAGCTATGTTTGCTTTTTATAAACCACATTTAACATTTTTAACTGAAAACTCTATAGATCCAGATAAACGTAGATATGTGGTCAAAGGTGAGGCCTCAAAACACTTTATAGATATGGAGCATTACCAGGCTAGTCTATTGGATCGACAAAAACTTTTATTTCAACAAGCGGTCGAAAAATATGGTGCTAAAGCGGTAGAGACACATGGTCAACTCCCTTGGGTTATACTCCATGTACACAAACAATTAACAGAGGCTTTTAGGGAGAAGGATATTGCTAAAATCCTAAAAAAATCAGCAGATTTAGGCCACTATATTGCGGATGCGCATGTGCCCTTACACACTACACAAAACTACAATGGACAAATGACGGACCAAGAAGGGATTCATGCTTTATGGGAAACCCGACTCCCTATTTTATTTTTCGATACCTATAATTTTTTTGTTGGACAGGCGGTTTATATAAAAGATCTATTAAGCCATATTTGGCATATTGTCTTAGCATCTCATGCATTGGTTGAAGAGGTACTGCATCTAGAAAAGGAGCTTTCCGCACAATATCCTATGGTAGCAAAATATAGTTTTGAGCAAGATGGTCAGCTACTCAAAAAAGAATATTCAGTTGCATTTGCTACTATCTACCATCAAGCACTACAAGGACAGGTTGAGGCACGTTTGCAACAGTCTATTAAAGAAGTAGGTAACTTCTGGTTAACGGCTTGGATCAATGCAGGATCCCCAAATTTAAATGATTTTAATGCAGATCTACCGATTCAAGATGCAGTAGACGAATCTTTCCAAGAAAGTAGCCCTTTAGAAGGCATTAGGGAATGTGGAGGCGAATAA
- a CDS encoding glycogen/starch synthase, translating into MLVLIRPSKVSSMMSLQRILYVASEIAPFLETSLVSNCVRKLPEAMQSKQIDVRIVVPKFGTINDRMNRLHEVLRLSGSIVSVNDVDHSISVKVSTIPNTRLQVYFVDNNDLFGSRRSVFKDQNNNFFEDNDLRMIFFCMGVMETLKKLEWEADIVHCHDWITALIPIFWKKLYQNHPLFTKAKLVFTLYNNTFSHHFPFLTERIEKIGIAREDAVLLTPGGFRNIIQFAMDYSDLVLRGEILDAVEFEDLFKSNELPWVQNDDQYNEGYFAVYKSLLLPV; encoded by the coding sequence ATGCTTGTTTTAATCCGACCTTCAAAAGTATCTTCCATGATGTCTCTACAAAGGATACTATATGTAGCAAGTGAAATAGCTCCTTTTTTGGAAACTTCCCTTGTATCAAATTGTGTACGTAAGCTACCTGAAGCCATGCAAAGCAAACAGATAGACGTACGAATTGTAGTACCTAAATTTGGTACCATCAATGACCGCATGAATAGACTACATGAAGTGTTGCGTTTATCAGGTTCTATTGTGTCAGTAAATGATGTAGATCATTCCATTTCTGTAAAGGTAAGCACGATACCTAATACCCGGTTACAGGTTTATTTTGTAGACAACAATGATCTATTTGGCAGTAGAAGATCGGTTTTTAAGGATCAAAATAATAATTTTTTTGAGGACAATGATTTGCGAATGATTTTTTTCTGCATGGGTGTAATGGAAACGCTTAAAAAATTAGAGTGGGAAGCAGATATTGTACATTGTCATGATTGGATAACGGCGCTTATACCTATTTTTTGGAAAAAGCTGTATCAAAATCATCCTCTTTTTACAAAAGCTAAGCTTGTTTTTACGCTTTATAATAATACTTTCTCTCACCATTTTCCCTTTCTGACAGAAAGGATAGAAAAGATAGGTATTGCGCGGGAAGATGCAGTATTATTGACCCCTGGTGGTTTTCGAAACATCATTCAATTTGCTATGGACTATTCTGATCTGGTATTGCGTGGCGAAATACTTGATGCAGTTGAATTTGAAGATTTATTTAAAAGCAACGAGTTACCTTGGGTCCAAAATGATGATCAATATAACGAAGGCTATTTTGCCGTGTATAAAAGCCTACTGCTCCCGGTCTAA
- a CDS encoding UvrD-helicase domain-containing protein, translating to MAELHIYRAAAGAGKTHILVTRYIQWALRYPDAFKNILAVTFTNRATQEMKQRILAYLYSLSIGEATVLQETLCQEGWTSAQLQLRSKEVLSMMVHHYGDCAVTTIDRFFYRMIQSFAKVLGLQHHFSVEMDERLALKETIEELFTVDDPFLQQWIVDFALTKLLVGKSWNIKSNIQEIGKSLFNESFKLHEKALLMAFQQQETWPHFVLATQTSVHSFEQSMQKIGQAALTILHQEGLAPTDFAYGTKGVIGYFLRLASKKGFTPTKRAVIAKDHLTSWYSEKKHNALARVVEQLLHPLLVKAIDLYVKEGLAYRTALVAARFSYAFGIIGALLIGLERYRSKNNVCFISDISALLYQAIQESDASFLYEKTGHSFHHFLIDEFQDLSLFQWMNIKPLLRNSLAQGYSSLLVGDVKQAIYRWRGSNWKLLNHQVEAAFKESTLHYLTTNRRSQEAIVLFNNYFFKMAANRLVDYLESRSNFHPIDALSYEWAQMRRAYGDVVQETNGQKGGHVGLYLLRSDQMDTAGHPIHWKVHAQKNCMDLLEQLEKENIPANDIVILVRNNSEAALLTNGWQTSHTTGRYAVRSDHAYALWSHIAIKVLIHSLYYLNDEDDLINKAAWVQAYWHCIHQDLAIGHHDRLYRVVDATSIENLLPEPFWVQKDFLKNLSVYPCVALLITCLFKNSSDFDDVLSLFQSVVLNFSLTESASIADFLVWWEKRGRAILLPTSHLENVVKVMTIHQSKGLAFKIVMIPFCNWTLDHLPQNGPILWSVDQQPSAHFPIWPISYGVNLKETHYAKAYYLEQMQIHLDNLNLLYVAFTRAAERLYVMAPLPAQTEGMDSVADLIYQSLVQDRTNQPFKDACPLAVAVQETVAATIFCFG from the coding sequence ATGGCTGAATTGCATATTTATCGTGCTGCTGCAGGTGCTGGTAAAACCCATATATTGGTAACCCGTTATATTCAATGGGCTTTACGTTACCCAGATGCTTTTAAAAATATTTTGGCGGTAACCTTTACCAATCGTGCTACCCAAGAGATGAAGCAACGCATTTTAGCTTATTTGTATAGCTTATCTATTGGAGAAGCAACTGTTTTACAAGAAACACTATGCCAGGAAGGATGGACGTCTGCTCAGTTGCAGCTGCGCAGCAAGGAGGTATTGTCGATGATGGTTCATCACTATGGTGATTGCGCTGTTACTACGATTGATCGTTTCTTCTATAGAATGATTCAGTCTTTTGCTAAAGTACTCGGTTTACAGCACCATTTTTCGGTTGAAATGGATGAACGATTGGCTTTAAAAGAAACCATAGAAGAGCTATTTACCGTAGATGATCCATTCTTGCAACAGTGGATAGTAGATTTTGCACTTACGAAACTATTGGTTGGTAAAAGCTGGAATATTAAAAGCAACATTCAGGAGATAGGTAAATCACTTTTTAATGAATCGTTTAAGCTACATGAAAAAGCATTATTAATGGCTTTTCAGCAACAAGAAACATGGCCGCATTTTGTGTTGGCTACACAAACATCTGTCCATTCCTTTGAACAAAGCATGCAAAAAATCGGTCAAGCTGCGTTGACCATATTGCACCAAGAAGGCCTTGCACCGACAGATTTTGCCTATGGTACCAAAGGGGTAATAGGTTATTTTTTAAGATTGGCTAGCAAGAAAGGGTTTACACCAACCAAACGAGCTGTTATAGCAAAAGATCATCTAACCAGTTGGTACAGCGAAAAAAAACATAATGCCCTTGCTAGGGTAGTGGAGCAATTGCTCCATCCTTTACTTGTAAAGGCTATAGATTTGTATGTAAAAGAGGGGTTAGCCTATAGAACAGCGCTAGTAGCTGCCCGTTTTTCCTATGCTTTTGGTATAATAGGTGCATTGCTTATAGGATTGGAACGGTATCGATCAAAAAACAATGTCTGTTTTATCTCAGATATTTCTGCTTTGCTTTACCAAGCCATTCAGGAAAGCGATGCTTCCTTCTTGTACGAAAAAACAGGCCATTCATTTCATCACTTTCTGATAGATGAATTTCAAGATCTTTCTCTTTTTCAATGGATGAATATCAAACCATTGTTGCGTAATAGTCTGGCCCAAGGCTATAGTAGTCTATTAGTTGGAGATGTCAAACAAGCTATTTACCGTTGGCGTGGCAGCAATTGGAAACTTTTAAACCATCAAGTAGAAGCAGCGTTTAAGGAAAGTACCCTTCATTATTTAACGACCAATAGGCGCAGCCAAGAGGCTATTGTATTATTTAATAATTATTTCTTTAAAATGGCTGCCAACCGGTTGGTTGATTACCTTGAAAGCAGGTCTAATTTTCATCCTATTGATGCATTGTCATATGAATGGGCCCAAATGAGACGGGCCTATGGCGATGTGGTCCAAGAAACCAATGGGCAAAAAGGAGGCCATGTAGGATTGTACCTACTTCGGTCTGACCAAATGGATACAGCAGGTCATCCTATTCATTGGAAAGTCCATGCGCAAAAAAACTGTATGGATCTGCTAGAACAGTTAGAAAAAGAAAATATCCCAGCAAACGATATTGTTATATTGGTGCGCAATAATAGTGAAGCCGCTTTGCTAACCAATGGCTGGCAAACCAGCCATACGACTGGTCGCTATGCGGTACGGTCAGATCATGCCTATGCTTTATGGAGTCATATAGCGATAAAAGTATTGATCCATTCATTATATTATCTTAATGATGAGGATGATCTAATAAATAAAGCAGCCTGGGTGCAAGCCTATTGGCATTGTATACATCAGGATTTAGCCATTGGACATCATGATAGATTGTATAGGGTAGTAGATGCAACCTCTATCGAAAATTTATTGCCCGAGCCATTTTGGGTACAAAAAGACTTTTTAAAAAATCTATCTGTCTATCCTTGTGTCGCGCTACTGATCACCTGTTTATTTAAAAATTCTTCTGATTTTGATGATGTTTTATCTCTTTTTCAAAGTGTTGTTTTAAACTTCAGCCTTACAGAATCTGCTTCTATAGCAGACTTTTTAGTTTGGTGGGAAAAAAGAGGACGCGCCATACTATTGCCTACAAGTCATCTTGAAAATGTGGTTAAAGTAATGACCATCCACCAATCTAAAGGGCTTGCATTTAAAATAGTCATGATCCCTTTTTGTAATTGGACTTTGGATCATCTACCACAAAATGGGCCCATTTTGTGGTCTGTGGACCAACAACCATCGGCCCACTTTCCTATATGGCCTATAAGCTATGGCGTAAATTTAAAAGAAACCCATTACGCCAAAGCCTATTACCTCGAGCAGATGCAAATCCATCTAGATAACCTCAATCTGCTTTATGTGGCTTTTACAAGAGCAGCCGAACGACTTTATGTGATGGCACCCCTTCCAGCGCAAACGGAGGGTATGGATAGCGTTGCTGATTTGATCTACCAATCATTGGTACAAGACAGAACCAATCAGCCTTTTAAAGATGCATGCCCATTAGCTGTAGCAGTGCAAGAGACGGTTGCAGCCACTATCTTTTGTTTTGGGTAA
- a CDS encoding PASTA domain-containing protein, translating to MFFYIALPYITHQGKIVQVPDLTGMPLEALDGALSKYDLRYVITDNSSYAAELPPFTVLQQFPTAGGWVKTKRKIYLTLNAANPPLVSMPHLIEGSIRQAQLLLKNKGLKLGSIKYVPDITKYAVLEQWHDHHPIPTGKFIHKGSTIDLVVSAGLGEEIIEVPDVIAMPLEEAHITLLERGMRIGVLHHLKKRHAPIGSVIQQNPMPGTKVPLGTSMNLWIVQL from the coding sequence ATGTTTTTCTATATAGCATTACCTTATATTACCCATCAAGGTAAAATAGTTCAAGTACCCGATCTAACCGGTATGCCTTTAGAAGCATTGGATGGCGCGCTTAGCAAATATGATTTGCGTTACGTTATAACAGACAACAGCAGTTACGCAGCAGAACTACCGCCTTTTACTGTTTTACAACAATTTCCAACAGCAGGTGGTTGGGTAAAGACAAAACGAAAAATCTATTTAACCTTAAATGCAGCAAATCCCCCACTTGTATCTATGCCCCACCTTATTGAGGGTTCTATTAGGCAGGCTCAACTCCTCCTAAAGAACAAAGGACTAAAGTTAGGTAGCATCAAATATGTCCCAGACATTACAAAATATGCTGTTTTGGAACAATGGCATGACCACCATCCCATACCTACTGGAAAATTTATTCATAAGGGATCGACTATTGACTTAGTGGTAAGCGCTGGATTAGGTGAAGAAATTATTGAAGTACCAGATGTAATAGCCATGCCTTTAGAAGAAGCACATATCACACTATTAGAGCGGGGCATGCGGATAGGTGTGCTGCATCATCTTAAAAAACGTCACGCACCCATCGGTAGCGTGATACAGCAAAATCCTATGCCAGGCACCAAGGTCCCGTTGGGCACTTCTATGAATCTATGGATCGTTCAGCTTTAA